The following are encoded in a window of Lactobacillus acidophilus genomic DNA:
- a CDS encoding helix-turn-helix domain-containing protein, which produces MTNQTNLAQKITNYREAQDMTQAELADKSGIERTALNKIEKGTRKVSSDELKAIALALNISADTLLDLNGSELTWADLGMPYGGEIPDELKDTYADIARGYFKRHPEYLNKN; this is translated from the coding sequence ATGACCAATCAAACTAATTTAGCTCAAAAAATTACCAATTATCGAGAAGCTCAAGATATGACACAAGCTGAATTGGCAGATAAAAGTGGAATTGAGCGAACCGCTCTTAATAAGATAGAAAAAGGAACTAGAAAAGTATCTAGTGATGAATTAAAAGCTATAGCATTAGCACTCAATATTTCTGCTGATACCTTACTGGACTTAAATGGCTCAGAACTAACTTGGGCCGATTTAGGTATGCCTTATGGTGGAGAAATACCGGATGAATTAAAGGATACCTATGCTGATATAGCACGTGGTTACTTCAAACGTCATCCTGAGTATCTAAATAAGAATTAA